In Tripterygium wilfordii isolate XIE 37 chromosome 15, ASM1340144v1, whole genome shotgun sequence, one DNA window encodes the following:
- the LOC120015875 gene encoding uncharacterized protein LOC120015875 — MLIKWHLHGKQLMILPFLQLPEPTRVQHLQQLVFRMPFPMLICTRWYAFASFILRHFSVLIRIGEFHLRKRKKKKKKKTGMNWTVYCPIQKIPLYYAHTQPKIRLLLAIRNFRVAFSRIIFCLSVFYVYCCAVFAVLYD, encoded by the coding sequence ATGCTGATAAAATGGCATCTGCACGGgaagcaattgatgatactgcCTTTCCTCCAGTTGCCAGAACCGACACGAGTGCAACATCTGCAACAACTGGTCTTTCGGATGCCATTTCCCATGCTAATCTGTACAAGGTGGTATGCATTTGCCAGTTTTATTCTTCGTCACTTCTCTGTACTAATTAGGATTGGTGAATTTcacttaagaaaaagaaaaaaaaaaaaaaaaaaaaaaactggcatGAACTGGACAGTATACTGTCCGATTCAAAAAATTCCGCTGTACTATGCGCACACACAACCTAAAATTCGTTTATTACTTGCAATAAGAAACTTTAGAGTGGCTTTTAGCAGAATTATATTTTGCTTGAgtgtattttatgtttattgttGCGCAGTCTTTGCAGTTTTGTATGATTAG
- the LOC120016480 gene encoding basic blue protein-like, whose amino-acid sequence MSRGRGSACTILLIGALICVILHAEHVQAATFTVGDARGWSFNVNNWPKGKRFSAGDVLVFKYDSTIHNVVVVDRDGYNNCRTPRGAKVYRSGKDQIRLGRGQNFFLCNIAGHCESGMKIAINAV is encoded by the exons ATGTCTCGGGGAAGAGGTAGTGCATGTACAATCCTGCTCATTGGAGCACTGATATGTGTAATTCTCCATGCTGAGCATGTCCAAGCTGCAACTTTTACGGTCGGAGATGCCCGTGGATGGTCCTTCAACGTGAACAATTGGCCAAAAGGAAAGCGCTTTAGTGCCGGAGATGTGCTCG TATTCAAGTATGATTCGACGATCCACAATGTGGTGGTGGTTGACAGAGATGGTTACAACAACTGCAGGACTCCTAGAGGAGCAAAAGTGTATAGATCAGGGAAGGACCAGATAAGGTTGGGGAGGGGACAGAACTTCTTCTTGTGTAACATTGCTGGGCATTGTGAATCTGGAATGAAGATTGCTATAAATGCAGTGTAG